The following nucleotide sequence is from Diospyros lotus cultivar Yz01 chromosome 3, ASM1463336v1, whole genome shotgun sequence.
AGCAAAAGAACTTGGTAAAAGAGGGAGGGaatacaaaataaatcaaatgctctctctctctctctctctctctttcacctTTTACCAGAGGGTTCAGAATTAAGgttacatatgtgtgtgtgtgtgtaatagGCTTAAAGTGGCACATCAGTCTCAGTCAAATCCGCATATGTTCAACGCCAGCTAATCACTGACCCCTCCACACTGTTAATTTTTTTCGTTTtcacattaattttatttatttactccTTTTATTTCGAAGGTGGTGGAGGGGGGaaggaaataagtaaataagacTTCACAACTCATATCAATACACAACAATaccaaaaacatataaaattatcaaatgtcAGTTGAACCAAACGGCACTGATATTCACTAACACTAAGTAGTTCAGATGGCACCTCAAAACTTCACTACTACATGTAAATTTGAATTAAGTTCTGTAACCTTACAAGCCTCTATattcaaaaagttaaaaatgaaCCTTACGGTTATACAAATGCTATAGACGAGAATTGAAGAATTAAGGTAAATAGTAAGTTTCAATAATAACACAGCAAAGCTCTCGTCTTCCTTCACATGGGCTTCCTCTTCTTCTGCGACCTCTGCAATTTCCTCCACTTGAGGTAGATCTGGTATGACAACCCGGAAAAAACCATGATAACGCTTCCCCATTGCTTTTGAGAAAGAGGGTTTCCACTCAGCAGCGAAGAGACTACTATGCTGACGAACTTGCGTGTTGTTGTGATGGTAGTGTTAGTAAGGGAACCGAATCGACTAATggtaagaaaaatgaaattctgGCCCACTGCACCGCATAAACAGTAGAGGAAAATGTCCCATGCTGCCTCCGGATGCTGCTTGCAAAATTTAACAGCCTCGTATCCACTGGCGCTCGGCCACCCAAACATGAAGGCCGTATTGTAAATGGTACCCCACAAGTTCATACCCAACATGATGTCCCAGGCACTTGTTTTTGGGTACCTGAGCAAGACACAGCAAATCACAGTTCAGAGGTGTCCTTGCAGTTATATTCTAGGGGGGAAGTTGAGAATCAATGTTCAAAGCAGTCTGTAGAGATGGAAACATTTTGAGCTGTGACAAGAAGCCCTTGAAGTAAAGCAAAGCATTGTAGTTTAAGAGAACATTATTTCTTTGAACTTTTACTATATTCCAATCTCCCAATTATGATGTCATATGGTAAAGATTTGGAATTTACAGGGGGCACTGTTTTTATCCATTTTGCGGATAAACTTATAAACATGGTCCATTACTTTTAACTAATAATTCGAAACATGAAACAAACTTTATCAAACCTATAGCCTATGACATTTGCCAAAAGTTATTTTCAGCACAGTACTATGCTCGTGACAGGAAAATGGATAATTCACTGGTGGAAAAGGTTCAAAGCTAGGACAAAATTACAAGACCGTGAGTCATTCTTACGCCATCAGGACACGTTACATTTGATAGAGAATGACCATGTCATGTTGCATATCTTTTCAAGTCTCCCATCCCCCCggccaagaagaaaaaaaaaaaaaacagaagaaaatgGGGGAGGGGGGAAGCATTGAAGTGCAATAACAAATATAGACAATCAGAAATGCAATAAAACACAACTTCGTCTGAAATACCTTGCTGTAAGTGAATCCTGAGTAGCATTCGTAAATCCATCAAATGCAAGATTAAGAAAACACAGTCCGTATCCAAGAGGAGCATTTGGGTGTGCCAGCTTGCTTATGGTCTTTGAGCTAGTCTGGAACACAGAGTATTTAGAAAAAGTAGCCAATTGGGATCAGGCTGAAAACTGAAGTATTCAATTTTTCACCCATAACTCACTAAATTTAACAGGAAGAGACCTATTTCTTTCAGACAAGCAAGTTACCAAGATAACAATAATGTAGAAGGAAAAGAACCAGAAAACAAGACAACATTTTGTAAAGAGGACAAGAACGCTTGTACATCCTATGAAATGGATTATATATTCCTCACCTTTGAAAGAGCAAAGGCAGAAACACCACCAGCAACAAGAAGAGTACAGACATACTCAGGAAAAGTGTATCGAATACCATAAACTAATGCGCCCATCAGCATCACTGCAAAAAGAGAAGAcatcaaatacataaaacacATAAACCACTATAAAAGGTCTTGTTCTTTtccatctcttttttttttttgaacaagCAATACAGCCAAGAAAAAATAGGTCTGTTTAACAAAAAACTGCCTTCAGAATACTATGGGGTAAATCACACTAAAGTTCACAAAACTTTGGTGTcctttttaatttagttactaaacttcaattccttgcaaagtgataacaaaactttaaaatgttttacaatgtgatcactaaagtgattttttgataGTTCTTAGCCGAAATTGCTGACGTGGCGATGATGTGGCCATTGCCACATCAACAATTTTGACgagaaattgtcaaaaaatcactttagtgaccatattgcaaaacattttaaagGTTTGTGATCACTTTGCaaagaattgaagtttagtgatcaagTTGCAAAAGACACTAAAGTTTTGTAACCTTTGATGTGATATACCCGAATACTATGATAAGAACTTTACATAAGTCAAGTGAAATTTTGGATTTCTGAACACATCACAAACAGAGCACAGGGCAGAAatgttttccttatttttcttgtttggacaTAGAagttccttatttttcttttcttgatgaTTTTTCTTTGTACTTGTCAAGGAAAGTTAGGAGAACATTCATCATCCATCACAAAATAGACACGTCCTTCAGTTTTTTGGTGACTGAAATCCGTGTTTCTTGCATGTTCCTAGATGTACCCAAGTGATAGTTCCTCACAAAAGCCATAAATGCTGGCTGATGTCACTTCATGGCCAGCAATTCAAAGGCTTCCTTGATAAGCTTACCAAAAAAGCCAGCACCTACTTTCTGGGGACATTGATATAGAGACCGTAACAATTACTTCAAGATCATGCTAAAGAATCCTCTTCATGTTCGACATAATAtgttctatctctttttttgcccttctcttcttttatttgtaTGGCTTATTTTTTCTCTAGGAGGATGTTACCAGTTACTCTTGAGTTCATATTGGCttgcaaacaaaaaataaaatgtcacaTAGGGGAGTACATCACCATTTTACTttatttctcctttcttttgtCATAACATGTATGTCATCAAGGTGTTTGAAGCATGTTCAATTCTTCCAACTTTAAAGAAAAGGATATGCCCCATAAGAATGCGTGTGCCCTACATGTGTTGGACACATAGGGACTCTAGGGTTTTCAGCATCAAGGTATGCACCTTCTTATAAGTGTTTATGCTTCACAAGATGAAACAGCCTTAAACCAGTTTTGTCAAACGATAGTCACACATAGTTAAGATATGTGACGACTCACCCGGTATCATTTTTGAAGATTTAGCAAGGACCTGCAATTGATAGTAAGAGTATGAGTATTTAAACTAgtaatgtttttgttttttactttaaatttcCATAATATTAGTTCATTGAAAACTACAGGCAAAAGGCTAAAGCAATAGagataaaatacataattaaaagaaaagttaTTCTGCCATAGATGTAAATTAAAACAAGTTTATTTAGATGAAACATCAGCATGAATCTAGAGGTACACTGTGTGCCTCGTGCTCCTACAATAACCCCATAACACAACATGAAGATAAAAAGCATAATTTGGAAGAACAGCCAAACAGAACAGGAAAACAAAAATTCCGATCCATTATCCCATGACTGCCAGATAAAAAGGGATCAGAAACGGTTCATACGAACTTTGCTACCCCGACATGCACGGTGTTCCAACTAAGGAGACCTGAGCCATCATAAAAAAGATACTTCAtgcccagaaaaaaaaaaacaaaaaacaaaaaaagaaagttaCCTAGTGCATTAGGTTAACAATAGCAACCCATTAAAATATCATGGATGGTATCATTCTAAATATTGTAGATTGTTAATAATAACCCCGCCTGTGGTTGAGTAATCCTTATCAACACCAGAAGTGTTGGAAGGTGTTTCTCTTATTGACAGCCAGTCTTGAGCTCAGATAAAGGAGAGTGGTCACATTAAGTAGCCAATAACCAATGTAAAAGTTGGTGGATCTTAGATCATGAATTATGGGCAAAAGAGGATATGACCATGGTTAGAGATAGATAgaggtctaaaattcatgtagccaaccccaccaaGGGGGAGGCTTATGatcattattgttgttgtcatcatcattaactgcaccttatcctaaccaagttagagtCAATAGCATGGTACTTAGAATGTCAATtaacttctaaaagtcacattaagAATACAAATCTATACAAAAGAACAAGGTGGAAATTTTTTACACCAGATTGCTATTGTTGCTGTATTCTAGATTATTTGTTTACTTTTCTCAAATTAAAAGAAGGTGCTAAGGTACTACATTGGTATTTTTTGAATCAAAACAGACAGCTTCAGCTATGACTAGATAAATGTTCATCGGAATACAGCAAAAAGAATCATATTAGACAGCTTCAGCTCAGGTTTGTGAATCAAGTGCAACTGACTAATGGCATAGTTAATAACATGCTAAGGCACATAGATGTACAGATTGCTAGGCACCACATATCTTTTGTGTTAATTTCAGGAcacattaaaaatgaaaaatagtaaataattgaagaaacacCAAATTTGCATGAAAACCCATCTAATAATTAATAGGCAAAAAAGAAGGGCAAACAAAACTCTACAGAATAATAAACTAATGCATACAAATACTCTTAAGAAAATTGGGTAGACAAATAATCTCTCAAAAAGGTAAATATATTTAAGATCACTTCTAAGAAAATACTCAAAGACATGAGGAAGAAAACAATACTTTTTAACTCTTTCATGCACTAGAAGagatatacaaaaaatatagaataactCTTTTGTCAAGGGGAATTCCATCAGACCAAGAGGCTTTATTCCCTCACTTaaactcttatttatagaaaaatcaGGTGCTACATGAAGTAGAAAATCATACAAGATCTGGAAATTAAATAGGCTTGATTGCCTCACACCAAAATCACTGCAAATGCAATCCTTCAAACAAACTCAAACTCAATGTTTGCTACTGACTGAATTAAAATGTAAGCAAAATTAAAAGGCTTGTTGGTAGCCCAATCAGTTTCCAACTTACCATAATTTAAGAACCCCAAAAAATTTGTAATGGTTAGCAACACAAAATCTCTCCCTCCACATCACAGGAGAAAGGAATCAAACCCAACCTTTTACTTCAAATCCATTCTAACCACGTCTCTATAACTCAAGGGTTTCTTTTGGAATAATTTCTGTCATTATATTAGATAAACTCTTCCGGCATTTTTCAAGTCTAGTAATAATGGGCATCAATGTGTGTTTGGCCAGAATGGTTTGATGTGTTCCCGCCCAGTGCAAATTATTTGGGGTTATTAGTTAAGATAATTAGGATGGCTATCAACAAGCCTTTAATTTTGCCAACACTTTAATTCAGTAGTAACAATCAAATGTGAATTTCATTGAAAGACTGAATTTGCAACAATTCTAGCATAAAGGAAtcaaatttgtttaattaattttttcagatCTTGTATGATTTTTCACTTTATCGTGTAGCATCCAATTTTTTCCTACAAATGTGGGGTTCAAAtataacaacaatcacaagccttaaggGGTACAAATGAGGGAATGAAACAACTCAGACTGAAAtagcaaaaaaggaaaaaagaaagaagtaacTCAATTTGAAGAGAATTCATTTCAATAAAGGAATCTTTTTATACTTTTTGTATACCTTTTATGGTGTGTACAAGTGAAGTATTTTGGTATTCCTAAACTAAACTTTGACTATGACgatatatcacatatattccTTGTTTTAACCCCATTTCTTGGAGAAAACACTTTATCTATAAAGCATTTATTTCCCTGTTTTAGTAGCAACAATATATTTTGCTTCAGGGTACACAAAATAAGAAGGTTGTTTATAGAACAAGGGAAACTTTAGGTAGCAAATGCAAGGTTGGTCCTTTATAACTGGAAGGTCATGGGTTCAAATTGTGAAAACAAACTCTTTACAGAGGAAGGGTAATGTCAAATACAAAAACTGACTATTTTGGTACTTGGAGTATTCAGTTGATAATATACATATCCCGTGTCCATTTGCAATTGCTGTGAAATTTCTGTTGTCATGCAAATCACTTGTGCAAAAAACACTTGTAAGAATTACTTTCAAGAAAAACTAGTTTAGCTGGCTAGATTATCCAAGACAGGGGCGGATTTAGGGGGGGGCAGGCACGGGCtgcagcccccccccccaagattCAGCCCTCCCCCAGATTTGCAAGGGAGGAGGGCTGAAATGGGTTATGGATCTGGGGGCCAGCCCTCCCCCAGATCTACTCCTAGATCCGCCCCTGATCCAAGAAATGCACTTCGTGCTATTATAGATGTTTAGTCAgtaattgaaaaatgtgtttttagaaattatttgaAAGGGTATTGacatttttttgaatataaaattttttatgattaaatactattcttaactataaaaatgagaagaaactATCCAATCACATTTAAGCAACAACAAAAGTTTACAAAAactaatacttattttttttttttttgtcattaataaTAGAAACATATAGTAACCGCATTCAAACTATAATATAAATTGATGATCTTTTGAAGGAAATGTACCAAGCTTTTGATGACTATGATAAAATCATGAATAATAGTAATTGACACAAATTGACCGCATTTATACTTGAATCTATCTGGCCAtgtcccaatattttatatccTAATCTTTCATCATTGCAGGAAACAATGGCCACTCAATGTACTAAAAGTAAGCTTAATTTGAAAATGTGTTATTATCCTTGACGCTTTTTATTGTAGTTAGCGATCATTAGTtcacttagaaaaaataaatataagatacCTGGGCTGGGTAACTTATGTACTTTAAGGCTTCAATCCCCATGGCAGGGCCAATTGTATTTGTAATGCCAGCACTCCAGTAACTCCACCATGGAGCACCCCCACTACTACTGCTGGACCAGAGCTTTATCACTGTCCCATAAGCACACAGATTGTAATGTATGAATCCAAGTTAAGGGAAACACATAGTTGAAAGATAACAGAAACACTTACTGATAAATGACCAGATTAAACAAACTACATTTTGCGCCAGATTCAGGAATGCGAGGTGTTCAAACCTCTGCTTGTCTGGACCAAATCTCTTGGTGGACCTAAACATTACAATAGCACAAAAATGAGTGCCCAACAAATGCCATTGTGAATGAAAAAACCACATTTCTACAGGATTGGAATAGAATTCAGAATATGACAATGACGACGCGATCCGTACAGAACTAACTACACACAAAAAATTGCAGTTTTACATCCGAATACTCTGATTAATCGAAGCTGAGCTCTAACCTCGTTTCGACCGAAATTACAACAATATAAAAGCGGCGATCAATCGGGTAGGCTGCGAAGAGGCACTAACTCTGACAAACTTTTTAAGCAGGGATCAAAGTAGAGCgcagagagggggagagagagcaCTTACACAGTCTCTTGAAGGACGCCTTGGTAAATGTAAGCCGACCAAATACCGGCGACGCAAAAGGCTAGCACCAGAACACGGCGGAGCCCGTGAGACTCCATTGCGCGGCCCTGAAAAGCCGCCGGAAGCACCAGATCCGGTAAGCCAACCGCCTTTCTCCGGCGAGATTTGCAGAGAAggtgagagagaatgagatcGAGGGCGCGAGAGAATTTTCCCAACTGCCAAATCGCCCTCCGGCGAGACTGTTGCTCTTGTTGGCGTCGGGATATTAATATGGGGCTCGGAGCTACGTGGGCATTCCACGTGGAGATCTGGCATTGGCTGGTTGAGTCAATCTTGGAATTCTATTGGTTGGAGTAACGTGGCCACTTTTTTACTCGTTAGGCTTGGCTTAGGCGTAAGTAATACTGCTGGGCTCGTTGGCTGGCACTATTGGTATTACATGGGCTCCAGCCTCCAAATCAATGTGCTATGGCCCAATAGCCCATAATGTTCATGTTTTTCTATTATTCAGGTCTCAAGAACTTGTGCCTACTATTCTTAAACgagttgtttttaattttactttcgTATGATAACTCATAAACTTTACTCTATTAGGCACACTTAGAAAGGATAGATAAAATACATTAACCGTCTTTGAAGCAAGGCGAGTCACGCCTAATTCAAAACACTATCAATCGATCAATGGTATGAAGTTTAAAATGATGTTAAAATTTGATTCGTTTAACTTAACAAatgaattcaaataattttttatctaattaaaCAT
It contains:
- the LOC127797060 gene encoding UDP-galactose/UDP-glucose transporter 3, producing the protein MESHGLRRVLVLAFCVAGIWSAYIYQGVLQETVSTKRFGPDKQRFEHLAFLNLAQNVVCLIWSFIMIKLWSSSSSGGAPWWSYWSAGITNTIGPAMGIEALKYISYPAQVLAKSSKMIPVMLMGALVYGIRYTFPEYVCTLLVAGGVSAFALSKTSSKTISKLAHPNAPLGYGLCFLNLAFDGFTNATQDSLTARYPKTSAWDIMLGMNLWGTIYNTAFMFGWPSASGYEAVKFCKQHPEAAWDIFLYCLCGAVGQNFIFLTISRFGSLTNTTITTTRKFVSIVVSSLLSGNPLSQKQWGSVIMVFSGLSYQIYLKWRKLQRSQKKRKPM